The Geomonas agri genome contains the following window.
TGGGGTAGTTTCTGGGTGTTTTCGGTGGCGAGATAACCGCCGGGGGCGAGGGCCTGGTGGAACATCTTGAAGACCTCGACCCGCTCCTGGTACTGGAAATGGAGCAGCACGTTCTTGCACACCACCAGGCAGTAGTCCCCACCCGGCGCTTTCAGCGAGAGGAGGTCGTGATACTGGAAGTTGACCCGGTCCCGCAACAGTTGCACCACCCGGTACTGCCCGGGCTTGTCGGCCGGCTCGAAGTAGTTGTTGAAAAGTTCTGCGGGGGTGCGCTGGAGTTCTTCATAGGGATAGGTGGCCGCCTTGACCACGTCGCCGAAGTTGTTGGCGCTGTCGTAGTCGGTGGCGTCGATGCGGAGGTTCTTGAAGCCGAAGGAGTTCATCTTCTGGGCGAAGATCATGGCCAGGGTGTAGGTTTCCTGCCCCAGGGCGCAGCCTGCATCCCAGATCTTGATGCGGCTTCGGCCCATCGCGTAGCTGATCATGTGATCGGCCGCGTACTCCAGTGTGGGCTGGTCGCGCATGAAGAACGTAAAAGCCATAGAACACTCCCTAAATAGGAATGGAGTTTTAGCGAAATAACAGCTGCCATAACTCCCATGACAAGCTTTATCGGAGCCTCACTTCAATTCCTTAAATAAGCGTTTACGTTAACTGAATTATTTTATTTTAATTACATAAGAACGATCCGGGATTGTCAGTGCGGCCCTCCCCGTTACTGAAAAAATGAGGTCGGTGACCGTGCATGAGCGGGATCAACCGACGAAAAAAGCCCCGTCTCCATGCGGAGGCGGGGCTTTCGTTTTTGCTGCGGCTGTGGTTGCCGCTATTTCTTGGGCTCGTCCTTCTTGGCTACTGTCATGGCGTCGTTGAGGATCTTGACGCCCGCCTTGGAGGCGGCGATGGAGCCGGTCAGGGACTCGCGGGCCAGGTCGGGGTTATGGAAGCCGTCCGAGTTCTCGGCGGTCCAGTATTCCCACAGCACGTGCGCCTCTTCATGCTTGGCGCGCGCCTCGTCCAGGACGGTCGGGGCGACACCCATGCGCTGTGCCGCGGCGTAGGTATCGATCAGCTGCCCCAGCCAGTACTCGGCCTTGCGCATCTTGCCCTTCACGTAGTTCTGCACCGCGTCGATCTCGTAGGCTTTCTTGGCCACGCTGTCTTTCGGGTGGCAGCCCAGGCAGGCCTCTTTGACGTGGTTCTTGGGACGGATCACGCCGTGCGAGGAGAACATCTTGCCGTTTTTGTCCTTGTGCTGCGGCATGTGGCACTGGTGGCACTGCACGCCGGCCTTGTCGTGGACGCTCCCCGCGTAGGTCTCCGCCTCCGGGTGCTGAAACTTGATCAGGCGCGCTCCGGTGATGGCGTGCTTGAAGTCGAAGAAGTTGAGGTCCTGGTAGTGCTTCAGAAGCTGCAGCGAGTTCTTGAGCGGGAAGTGGTTGGTGCGCAGGTCGTCGTACTTCACCGCCTTGCCGTCGCTCCACTGGGTGCCGGCGTTGCAGTTGTACTCCACGTGGCACTGGGCGCACATCATCCTGGAGTCGGCCTTCTGCATGATGCCGATCTTCCTGAAGCCGCGGAAGTCGATCACCTTGAGGTCGGTGGTGCCGTTCTTGGCGAAGATGTTACCCTTGGGGTCCTTCTCGATGGCCTGGATCAGCGCGTCGCGCACCACGCGCGGCTGGGTGCCGTGCGGGTCGTGGCAATGTACGCAGCCGACCGGGTTGTTGGTGTCCTTGGCGACATCGACGACATTGGAGGTGCGGTCCCACTTGGCCT
Protein-coding sequences here:
- a CDS encoding CheR family methyltransferase is translated as MAFTFFMRDQPTLEYAADHMISYAMGRSRIKIWDAGCALGQETYTLAMIFAQKMNSFGFKNLRIDATDYDSANNFGDVVKAATYPYEELQRTPAELFNNYFEPADKPGQYRVVQLLRDRVNFQYHDLLSLKAPGGDYCLVVCKNVLLHFQYQERVEVFKMFHQALAPGGYLATENTQKLPQEVAHLFEQVVPDAQLFKKIGA
- a CDS encoding ammonia-forming cytochrome c nitrite reductase subunit c552, with the translated sequence MLKKNVAATAAIAGVIALLSIPALTTAAKTKPVQVANDGRAKCYDCHDEVKALKEGSKHAKLSCKVCHDKLDAHMSDPEKNKPVTVIDAALCGKCHKAQYDSFFEVNYEAAARKEKGTPTGRSPMQDKLLAGHGFTFEHNEPRGHAFMVIDQFVVDRFQGGRFQFKEGWKGVTSTGKTWDVLTDTGKKLPETAMAGNATCIQCKTSDHLLKWKFMGDKDPKAKWDRTSNVVDVAKDTNNPVGCVHCHDPHGTQPRVVRDALIQAIEKDPKGNIFAKNGTTDLKVIDFRGFRKIGIMQKADSRMMCAQCHVEYNCNAGTQWSDGKAVKYDDLRTNHFPLKNSLQLLKHYQDLNFFDFKHAITGARLIKFQHPEAETYAGSVHDKAGVQCHQCHMPQHKDKNGKMFSSHGVIRPKNHVKEACLGCHPKDSVAKKAYEIDAVQNYVKGKMRKAEYWLGQLIDTYAAAQRMGVAPTVLDEARAKHEEAHVLWEYWTAENSDGFHNPDLARESLTGSIAASKAGVKILNDAMTVAKKDEPKK